The Denticeps clupeoides chromosome 1, fDenClu1.1, whole genome shotgun sequence genome segment ggacacatttcgttgtgctgtgctgtgtatcacaatgacaatcactgcagtTAGGAAAAGGCACATGTGAAAAGTATGAACATTGCTTCATACTTTGGTTCATTGGTATTGTgctcttgtgtgtgtctgtgtctgcatcTGAATGTATGTTCACAGGTCCCAGCATGAGGAGATCGAGCTGGTCAGTACAGAGGACTTCTTCACGGAGGCTCCTGCTGAAATCTCACGTCCTCACATCACCAAAGAGGACCCCCACCAGCTGACACTCGCTCGACTGGACTGGGAGCTGGAACAGAGGAAAAGGTCGCTTCATTTCTTCCTGTCTTTGTTGCTGGTTACAATGTTGCAGCCTAAAATGCTTAATTTTGCTTTAaccttaataaaaatattgctgtgcaagtGGCATTGCATAACATATTACAATAGAATTACTGATAATGAACAGGTAATATGACTTATTTTTACGTCCAGAATGTGATGTGCTTTCATTATATACACATTAATATAACAATCCAATGTGCCCAAGGTTGTTGAAGCTATTATGCGGTACATGGTAAGGGTGTGTTTTTAAATGGGGTTCTTGTTTCCATTCAGGTTGGCACAGCAGTACAAGACCTCATTAGCCAGCAAGGAGAAAATCGAGAAGGGAATAGAAGTGAAGAAAGAATACCTCAGTAGTCTGCTGCCTGGATTACAGTCAATTATGCAGGTAAATTTGCAGTATTTagcagacatccttatccagggtgacatacaatcagtaggtacagagACAGTCTCCCGGGGGTAACtcgggattaagtgtcttgctaagggacacaatggtagtaagtggggtttgaacctggggcaGTGGACCGGTGTATCACACcttgcagttaaaaaaaaaaaaaaaaaaaaaaacgtctgcaGCACGATGACAtaaaatttacaatttacaccTTTACATTCGTGAGATGtgttatatatttctttctctcAGGCTTCTCTTCCTCTTCAAGAATACCTTTCCATGCCTTTTGAGCATGTGCAGAAACAGGCCGAAGTTGCTCATCACCTTCCTCCCCCACTTTATGTGCTCTTGGTGCAGGCTAATGCCTATGGACAAGCCAGTGGTAATGCAAACTTGCACACATAATGACTATGCTGACTAGACACTTCAATACCGCTGTAAATGGTGAACCTGAATAAGGTGGTTACAGTTTCATGATATTCTGATTTTTGTATCAAATTTGATCATAGTTATAATATGATTATTAGATTAGATGTTCAGGATGTTTGAGCTGTAATtcaaagttacattaaaacatgCACCATTAGACACTTATGCAGTGGCATtcgttgtttttattttaaaaccggattatgtgtgttttgtgcacttTAGACAAGAACCTGTCGGTCTTTATTAGTGGAGATGTGGATGAAGCCAAAGCCCTCTCAAAGCCTCCAGAGGATTCACAAGGTATgtgatttgtgtatgtgtttgtgtctataaatgtataaatccaTGATCGGTAATTATATTGATTCATTCAGTGCACCAatcaagaagagaaaaaaattacaaaacatacaaactaACCAAAAGGGGGGGAAATATGTGAAGAGATTGTTATGGTATTTACATGCTGTATAATACTTTTTGCGAGGTTGGATGAGCAAGTATATTAAGGGAAACGAAGAAGACACTACAGACGAAATATAACATGcattttatgttacattatttacatgttCATCTGTTAACTATCGCATCTCAATTTTGTTCATGTTCACAGCTGCTTCAGTTGTTATATTTGTTAGGAATGCTCCCTTAGTGGTCGGCGGGGCAGCTTTACATGCCACAAGACAACACAAAGCAAGTGGTAGTGCATTTCAaaggtgtgttgtgtttttcttttcagatgatGAAAGTGATTCAGACTTGGAAGAAGAACAGAACACTGTAAGAGATTTCTTAGTGTGCTGCTGTTTTCACCATGAGTGCATTATCTGCCTTCGTGCACATGCAGCTGGCCTGCGTAACTGTTCGTGTTGTCTCAGAAACGTCGGCGTGCAACACTCGGAGGACAGCTGGATGATAAGAGGAAGGAAATGCTGAAGCGccaccccctctctctctgcattGACCTCAAATGCAAAGGTTTGAGTCTGTGCATTATGATGCAAACTGGCAAATAATGTTGAATAGAATAAATCTATTGTATTTTTGTGCACATATATTATGTGACTCGAATCAGCAGTCAAATGTGGCAAAATATTTCTTCCTGAGATTAAGTTTGTAATTCTTATGTTGTAAATAGCAGCCACCACATACTTAGACTGAAGCTCCTTTCATGCTTTAGACCTTCTTCTGAGaaattgttttttcatttttgttctcaGATGGAAGTGTTTTGCATCTCTTCTTCTACTTTTTAATGAACCTGAACATACTGACTGTGAAGACCAAAGTGTCTCCCTCCTCTCAGCTGTGTGGAGCAGTCAGTGCTGGGTGAGTCTGTGGTGATATGTAGACCAATCAACCTCTATTGCTCTTTAGTGCACTTTATTTCACACCCTTTATAGATTAATCATGCATTTATTATACGTCTGTAGTACTATAATGAAAAttagactcttttttttttttttttgactgagtGTCGGTAATATTTGCAGAAGAAATCCTGtaatgtgaaaatatattaaatcactttctctttcacagGGAGCTGCTGAACCCTGAGACTCTGCTGAACTGCCTCTATGCCTCAGATCACGGCAGAGAGACCCCAAATCCCGCCAACCGATACCAATTTGATAAAGTAGGGTAAGGAAATGTGCAACCATTTCGGTGAGACATATTGTATAAATTGTAGACAAGAGGTCGGCAACCCTGGACTTGGAGGTaccaccacacctcattcaattcAAGCACTCAGTAATAACAAGTATAGAAGTTTAATCAGATGGGCTGAATTAaggtaaacacaaaaatgtgcaggacgagggttggtgacccctatTCTAGACTATTAACAAATCCAGACCAGACAAatgtggtggtgtttttttttttttttttttttttttttgggtggcaTGATGGTTTGATTCTTAATTCTTTGTAGGATTGCAACATTTGCAGATTACATTTCTGATTTGGGACATCCCTACCGCTGGGTACAACGGCTGGGTGGACTCCAATTTCCTTGTGACAGTCCAGAGGTAAATATAGGTGGTGGAGTGCCTTagttcatttaaacaaaaacagtCATAATTTAGCTAGAATGAatgatttgttcatttatattcCTCTTGATAATACTGATAATGCATAACAGTTGTCTTTGATATTCTAAATAATAGTCACTGGTGTGTGGTCACACAGTCTCTTCTAACAAGAGATGcgcctgttcttttttttttttctttcccttccaCAGAGTGCTGTAACAGGGAGCGCACTCAGTGCCAACCACATGGAGAGCACCATGAAGCTCCTGAGGGGGCGACTGCAGGCGCGTCTAGCTCTGCACAAGCAGTTCATCTCTTTAGGTAATGTGATGAACATAatagaaagtattcagaccacctttcatttttcactctgttatattgcagccatttgctaaaatcatttaagatATTTCTTCCCCTCTAATGTACaaacagcaccccatattgacagaaaaacacaaagtgtTTAGTAACAAAGagaaactgaaatatcacatggtccttcAGACCCTTGATGTAGTAGAAACaaccttttgatctaatacagccatgagtctttttgggaaagatgcctGGATTTGGGTTCTTTTGCCATTCCTCTTTGTAAGACCAGATAagaccagattttttttttttttaagcaaactccatgcaggctttcaggtgtcttgcactgaggagaggcttccgttgGGCCACTTTGCCATAaaactggtggagggctggagTGATTGTTTACTtcctcccatctcctgactgtaTCTCTGccgctcagccacagtgattcttcttcacctctctctcttcactaaggctcttctcccctgatAGGTCAGTTTGGCCAGACTGCCAGCTCTagaaagggttctggtcatcccaaacatcttccatttaaggattctGTAGGCCACTGTGCTCTCAGGAAcctacaatcggtagttacagggacagtccccctggagcaacttagggttaagtaataacagggttaagtgctcagggacacaatggtagtaagttagATTTGAagccaggtcttctggttcacaggcgagtgtgttacccactaggctactagcaccctacgatctgtgccttgccacaattctgtctgagctcttcaggcagttcctttgacctcatgattctcatttgctctgacatgcattgtgagctgtataatcaaacacaccATCTCAATGATCaccagaagaaatggacagcacctgagtgtcacagcaaagggtctgaatacttaggaccatgtgatatttcagtttttctttgttattaaTCTGCAAACAATgtcaattctgtgtttttttgtcaatatgggagctgtgtgtacattttaggaaatggctgcaatataccaaagagtgaaaaatgtaatggttctgaatactttccgtacccactgtatatataagAATGTGTGGATCCAGTTGGGAAGGGGTTGCAAGAAACCATATACCCTGCCTTTCTAACCTGTGTTAATCTGCTTTAGAGCATAGCATGATTCCAGTGTCTGCAGAGTGCCAGGACCTCTTTCCTGCCAAAGTTCTGTCTCGTCTGGCCAGATGGACAACAATCACTTTCCAGGAATTTGTGGTACGACCATTGTGCTTTTTTCCACATAGATTTGCATGCAATTTCAAAAGAAGTTATTAAGGGCTAGATGCGTTTCATTTAGTATGTATTTGATGTGTCTTTTGCTACTTGTGTGTCCAGGAGCTGCCAATGGTGCAGCATGTGGTCAAGGCAGGTCTTGCTCATGAGACCGATCTCTTCTTTATGGCCGTGTTGGAAAGAGGAACTGGTAAGAGTAGGAATAATTACAAAGTTTGAGCATTTCTAAAAGGGAAAAACTGTTCTGTATTGGGAAAAAATGTTTGCTTGTTTCACCAGCTCGTTTACAAGCAGCTATCGTGTTGAATCCCCGATATCCTGACGCCACTCCACTGtactctctatcactcctttgGAAAGGTGAACGAAGTGGCCGAACTGATGACAACCTGCGGGTAAGAAACATTTTAAGATATGCTCGCTCCAGCAGTGTTATGTATCCGCggaacaaacacactcacacaaaatgACTCCTGTTGAACTCCAGCTCCGTTTTGCTGTCTTCCTACAGGCTATGGAGAGCGAGGTGAATGTGTTCAGGATGGAACTGCAGGGACCTCGCCCTGGCCACCAACTCCTGACCAATCAGCTGCAGcgattgtgtatgtgtttggatGTATATCTGGAGACTGAGAGTCaggtgtgtgatggtgtggagGGACCCAGAGAGTTCCCAAGAGAGAAGATGTGCTTACGAACAGCAAGGTAACATGCAACAATATGTGCTTTTATTGAATTCATTGATTGAGTAAATAAGCAGatgtatgtaatattttttttcttttcctttagGGGTCCAAACCGTCTGAAGCCCTTCAAATATAATCATCCTCAAGGTTTCTTCAGTCATCGCTGAATAACTTCCCAGCTGCCCACAACATTGTAGTCCTCCCTTTTCATCTCTCATTTATCTCTCTAACCTTTTATAGTTCAGTTTTAATAAAGACAAATGAAAGTAATAAACAGCAGTTGAGTTTTTGGAAACTAAGCAGTTTGTTTTGATACAGTTGAATACTGGGAGATGtaaatatatgcaaattacTCGGGGgctgtattggcaaggatctcacaatacaatATGTAACACATCACGAAGCATGATACAATTACATCACAATACTTTAGGCACAATCCTGATGAATAAAATGCACTAgtgatttcttcattttttgagcACGAGGTGGATGTGAGTTTGTATCCAGCGCGCTTTGTCGTTTTGTGTGAATAGGCTTCCATTGTTGCTGTACTGTAGCTGTAGGGTTCCTGTTGAGATTAACTTGTAAATTGTTTGTGTTGCCTGAAAATTTCACAAAAGCATGACCGCTTGCAAATTCCATTTCCTTTGTCCCAGGCTGATATAATTTCAGCTGCTCGctctgtcatgttttgtcaatttcactctgcctgaaatgccaggcagtaTTTCAGAGTACTCAGCCATCTACAGGAGTAGAGGTTCTacagcaccatctacaggagtggaggtttaGGGTCCTGATATCGATTCAAATATCGTGggatattgctgtatcgatattttctaaaaCCCCTaccaattacacacacacacacacacacacacacacttttatacacacatttataacacatttaTGTCCACCTAAACATCAGTAATGTAGGAGAAACATGGCCATACTATTCCATCAGACGATACACTGTAAGAAAGATATTtattagaaaaataaatgagaaaaagaacatacaggccaaaagtttgaacacacctcgttcttttcttcattttcatgaccatttatattggtaaattcttactgaaggcatcaaaactatgaatgaacatgtggagttacttaacaaaaagtggagacctggcctccacagtcaccggacctgaacccaatcgagatggtttggggtgagctggaccacagagtgaaggcaaaggggccaacaagtgctaaacacctctgggaactccttcaagactgttggaaaaccatttcaggtgacgacctcttgaagctcatcaatagaataccaagagtgtgcaaagcagtaatcagagcaaaggatataaaacatgttttcagttatttcacctttttttgtaagtACAGAAtgccacatgtgttcattcatagttttgatgcctttagtgagaatctaccaatgcttGTATAAAACTAATGGGGACGGGAAACTGAACAGGGGAAGACTAGGTGAGGTGAACCTAGGGAAATTTTGAAGTAAATTTTAGTAATTTCCATATTTAGAAAATTCTGTCTCATTGAAAGATTTTTAACACTTtgttgccatgttttttttctgagcagCAGTTTTATATCAGCCAGTTttctgagtgtctgtgtgtgatgggTTGGAACTAACTGGCAAGGCAAATGCCTGAAAATATGCACATCCACCATCAAAAGAAATCAAATCTCACACATACAGACTTTCAATAACTGTTTAATAGACATTTGTGCTGGAGGCCAGGCCAGGTCATTGTGTGTAGGGCACAAGTCCTCACTAGAGAGAAATGGAGCCCTGCCTTCAATAATAGAACATTGTCATCCAGTGTAAACTGGTGCTTCTATACCTCTGACAATGAAGTCAGTAGTATTTAGAAATATTGCTGAACATATTGTACTCTTGATATTATGTTCTGTTCTCAATTTTCCCTTTCAAAGGCAACTTTATTgccatctcaccatatacaagtacacagagacgCGAGATTGTGAAGCTTCGGgtattcacagtgtgcaaaaagacatagtgcaaatggaataacaaacaacacaaaacatgagAAAGGTCATTATgcataatatagtgcaggttgagacaaaccaggcagacaagtagcatcAATATGATAATATGCCAGTGTATGGATACTGGTTCAGCATGTCGATTTGCCATCTTCTGTGTATGGGAAAACACCGGCTCCTGTTTCCTTGGATTCAGGAAGAAAAATGGAAGTTATATAGTTCTATAAGTTCTTGTTTTGTAGAAGTTTTTATTTGGTATCTTTGTTACATATTATTACATGACCATGAAAACTGAtagctgtaattaaatcaaaaggtgcttcaTCAAAGCAAAGTTTTTCAATTGAACTGTACAGGTTTTGAGTCACATTAAAGCTTACTTGCCGTGGTCTCAAAAGCCCGGCATATTAAAAGTAGAGTTATGTTTGTCGAGGTGGAAGAGAACAAAGCCAGGATACATCATGACATTTGTAGCAGTCAACATATAACTTTATATAAAACTCCCTCTTTGTATAAGGTGCAGGGTTAACTTGGATATTCCTTTCTATACCCCTAGATGGCAGTCTAGACTCAATTATTGTTTAGCACAGCAGGGCGCACACCATTTGTTTCAATTGAATCATAAAATGCTCTCAATAATGTCTTATAGTACAATGCAACAAACGAGATATGAAATCAACTTCAAATGTATTGTACTATGTTCATAAATCTCATCCAAGCAAAAGTAAAGcgttaaaatctttaaaatacagtttttacaTAAACACTAGGTATCAAGCTGCTCTAAATAGTTATGAAAAGGTGAGTCAAATAATCACAAAAGTCTCACATAAACAAGAATTATACAGTTTCACTACTGAGGAAGTGtaaaatctcatttaaaatctcactCTAAACAAAACTACAAATTCAATTTGGAAAATTCAAATtgaaaaattcaaattcaaaaggAAAGAATAAGCAAAGAATAAATGACCAAAATTTTCACAGAAAGGGAAAGGTTAGTAAATACTGTCCTATGTCATGCCTGATGTTATGTAATGCAGGGTGATGGAGGCACAAGAGCATGACATCACATGACAATGGTGagtttttaataagaataaaattaaaacagtcCCAAATGACCCAAACCGAACGGAAAACACTTGTGGCAGATTAgctcaaaaaaggttatttaaaTGACAACTGGACatgttatggatccttgacaatGTTTTGCCCTTCCAttccactggggtgccactgagcaaaccaccttccccacacactgctccctgggtgcctgtcatggctgcccactgctcactcagggtgatgggttaaatacagatgacaaatttcattgtgtcaccgcgtgctgtgctgcagtgtcacaatgacaatccagtgtcacaatgacaatcccttcactttcaccgGTGATTTGAGCCCGTATTCTTCAGTCCGACCGATGGATACCAGTTGACAGGCGTGAGCAGGGAAACTTTAattcagcagaaacatttttattcagcagaaacacagttactTCACAAACACGTGCACGCGCAGGTCACAGTTCATCTGCAGAACAGGTGCTACACCATATTCTGTGACCCTAggggtgctgttttttttatttgatttcgtTGATAAGATAAGTTCTGTGTTTAAACCAGGcttatttgaataaattaattcTCCCACGTGGTTTATTATTAGGCTAATGCTAATTAATCCATAAGAAGGTCTAACATTATGCTCTGAAAAAACATTACAATCAGTGAAACCTATAGGGAAAttgtaaaaaacaaactagCTAGGAAATAACTcgccttattttttttattttagtggtATTGATTTTTGCATTCcacaatttcatatttatagacatttttaaaaacatctgaTCACCCAGACGAATAGATTAGACTTATAATAGATTTTAATAATAGATTTTCAAATAAGCAAAACATGTAGCAGCAAACACTTATTTCATGTAACACTTATTTCATTGTGGGTTTAATGGTTGTTGTTTACTCAACTTAATTTGCTTACTTGGGCAATATGTTCCtctagcagaaaaaaaatcttctacTTAAGCAATATTTTCCTTTATTTCCATTATTGTCCTTAAAATAATTGCATGTTACACTATGATTTTTGTAATGTTCCTGTAGTTCTCTGACAGATATGTCCTTGACCATAATAGTCCCCGAAGCGTTATGAAGGCAGTACCCCCCCAATTATGGAGGGGTAGTCCGCACTCTGGTTTTATAACAGAATTTTCCTTCTTGTAGTCTGCCATATGCAGCATAAAGGCcttccaaaaatgtttttaaaaatcaaaggATAACAATAGCAATACTACCCATACATGGTACCAAAAGGAGGGAAATTTATATGTGTgcgcagaattaatgttacctGTGCAGAATAAAAGTGTTCCACAATTAAActagttttacattttttttacagtgtaggtTCGCTCCACAGGGACAGCAGAACGGAGATACCAGATGTACAAAAAGAGCTTTTTCATGGCAGTAGGTTAAACAGGGGCGAAAACATTGCACTGGGTGAATTTGTCACATGAACTGAAGTAaccaaaattattttataccaGTATTTAGATAAGATTTATGCAGTTACAATACAgaatgttatttaaaaacagatattttctgttacattttacagtacTTTGActctgaaaacacattttcttaaaCAGTGTGTGTGCTCAGCTATGCTGTTTTTTTGCCGCAATGCAGCACGTGAAGAGCTTATTCCTCCCAAACTTACCTCCTAATGGATTCTTACACAATGAAAGGTTATTAAGGATGAGGGGAGCAAGCTTTCCTGAAAGAAATACACAAGCTGCAGGGCTGAGATTAAATGCttcacttttcagctttattaGGGCGTCACTTTTCTCAGCATTTCTACATTTCCAGCACAAGTCATTGCATCATTGCATTCACAGTATGGGTAAAGTGCTTCATGGACATTGCTTTAGTCTTACtttacattggtaaatataCTTTTCTATTAGTAAATATATTCATTTGCATATCAAGTATAGATAcctatgaaatattaatgataTTCATAATGatggtgggtgttttttttttttcccagcaagttggacatttttaatgcacttgATTAAGACAATCATTACATTCAGACGTAACATTCTGCATTTGCTACGGTCATACATAGAAGCGGTCATATCATGTTTCGATTCATGAAACTATTGCTTGCTGAACTGGCCTTCAGTAATGTCTTTAGCTTAGAAACACTGAGGATGTTCCTCAGTGCTACTTGGAGTTTattctcctccttttttctcctcctttttttcctttacctCAGTGCTTGAGGATTTCTCAGCTTTCTCTGTCTTTGCCACCTCTTTTGTTTTAGATTTTGAAGAGTCTTTTGTCTCTTCATGTGATGATTCtgccttcttctcctctttctttgtttctttctcaGGTGATGCTTTCTCTGGTGAAGGCTTTGTGGCAGGCTTTGTCTCTGCCTTGGGTTTGGCATCATCTGTCTTGACAGGAACTTGCTGCTCTTCATCCTTTTTGGCTGAGACAGGTGCCTCCTTTGGTTTGCTGGCTTCTGTTGTTTCAGCTGGTTTAGCAGGAGTACCTGGTTTCTTCTCCTGCTTGGGCTCctgcttttctgttttagaTTCCTTAGGTTTATCCTCTGCTATGTCCTTGggctccttttcttcttttggcTTTGGTGCGTCTTTGGCCGCCGCTGCCTTTGAGTCCTCCTGCACTGCTGTCTTTGTCTTTTCTGGCTG includes the following:
- the thoc5 gene encoding THO complex subunit 5 homolog: MASEALKKRKPKVIRNEGGTPEGKRGRGEGEQDSRVYNEEGELEGRDPKQDYQQYKDTCAALAKLMAEIQELKSNGAKDGSVEIEERRRQSCVHFMMLKKLNRLAHMRLKRGRDQTHETKQKVDVLHLQLQNLLYEVMHLQKEIGKCLEFKSQHEEIELVSTEDFFTEAPAEISRPHITKEDPHQLTLARLDWELEQRKRLAQQYKTSLASKEKIEKGIEVKKEYLSSLLPGLQSIMQASLPLQEYLSMPFEHVQKQAEVAHHLPPPLYVLLVQANAYGQASDKNLSVFISGDVDEAKALSKPPEDSQDDESDSDLEEEQNTKRRRATLGGQLDDKRKEMLKRHPLSLCIDLKCKDGSVLHLFFYFLMNLNILTVKTKVSPSSQLCGAVSAGELLNPETLLNCLYASDHGRETPNPANRYQFDKVGIATFADYISDLGHPYRWVQRLGGLQFPCDSPESAVTGSALSANHMESTMKLLRGRLQARLALHKQFISLEHSMIPVSAECQDLFPAKVLSRLARWTTITFQEFVELPMVQHVVKAGLAHETDLFFMAVLERGTARLQAAIVLNPRYPDATPLYSLSLLWKGERSGRTDDNLRAMESEVNVFRMELQGPRPGHQLLTNQLQRLCMCLDVYLETESQVCDGVEGPREFPREKMCLRTARGPNRLKPFKYNHPQGFFSHR